GGACCTCGCCGCGGTCGAGCTGATCGATGGTCTGGGCGATGGCGCGCCGCGTGGCCTCGTCTCGCAACAGGTCGCGCTGTGCAAATGCAGCGGTGATGAGATCTTTCATGCGAGGCTGTTCGCGCATGGTCAATGCCCTCCCTCTTGGCGTCCGGGCGAGGCTCTCGCCTGACGGTCGACCGCTGCGCCGACGTCTGACAACGGGATTCGGGGAGGGCGGCGTCGAAGAGTGCAAGGCGGGCCAAGCGACCTGCTCAGCATCGGGACGGAAAGGGTGTAGCGCTGTCTCCATGACCAGGATTCTCGACCGCTATGTTGTGGGTGCGGTGATCAAGGCCGGCGAGTCGAGCACGGTCTATGAAGCCCAGGACACCCGTCTTCAGGCGCCCTGCGCAGCGAAGTCGATCCCGTTCGACCCGACCGATGCTCGTGCGCGTGAGCGCTTCGAAGACGAGGCTCGCCAGCTGGCCCGCCTCGAGCACCCTGGTCTGCCGCGGGTTCTCGACTATGCGATCGAGGGTTCAACCGCCTGGCTCGTCATGGAGCGCATCCGCGGAGACGATCTCTATGCCCGGCTCGCCTTCATGCGACGCCTGCCGCAACGCGAGGTGGTCGACATCGCGCTTCAGATCCTCGATCTGCTGAGCTACCTGCACGACCAGGGCATCGTCTACAAGGGCCTCAACCCCGCGAACATCATGCGACGACCGGATGGTCACATCTTCCTTGTCGATTTCGGTGTTGCGCTGGCCTTGAGCCCGTCCTCGTCTCTGAACACCGGCCTCGATGCGCACGCCTACGCGCCACCCGAGCAGGTGCAGGGGAACGCCGAGCCTCGGTCAGATCTCTACGCACTGGCTGCGACCATGCATCACATGCTCAGCGGGAAGGCGCCCTCCGCGCCCTTCTGCTTCGAACCGATTCGTTCGCATTGTCCGGAGATCGATCGCGGGCTCGAATCCATCATCCATCAGGCCTTGAGCGAAGATCCCGCGCAGCGCTTCTCGTCGGCGGCGCTCATGAAGACGGCGCTCGATCGGCGTGGGGGCGCGGCATCGCCAGCGGCTGGTCTGTCGTCCCAGACGTCGTCTCTGCTCTCTTCGCAGGGAATGGCACCGGGCATGGTGGCGGGCATGGCAAGGCCGACGCCGAGCGCCGGCGCGTCTCCTCCCCCGGTTCGGGGAGCGGTGTCGTCGTCGTTCTCCGCGTCGTCGCTTGGCGCTTCTGCGCTGGGTTCGCCCGCGACCTCCCCGACCGCCGGTGCGGCCCCGCTGTCGCTGCCCCAGACCAACCGCGAGGCATCGTGGAGCTCGGGTCTCGCATCGAGCGCCCCTACCGAATCGCGGCGCGGTGCGTCGGCGCCCCGCGGCATCGAGTATGTGTGCGGCGCATGCGGCATGCGTGTCTACAGCTACGTGGGGCTCAAGCTGAAGTGCAGGCGCTGCGGC
This window of the Pseudomonadota bacterium genome carries:
- a CDS encoding serine/threonine protein kinase; its protein translation is MVWAMARRVASSRNRSRCANAAVMRSFMRGCSRMVNALPLGVRARLSPDGRPLRRRLTTGFGEGGVEECKAGQATCSASGRKGCSAVSMTRILDRYVVGAVIKAGESSTVYEAQDTRLQAPCAAKSIPFDPTDARARERFEDEARQLARLEHPGLPRVLDYAIEGSTAWLVMERIRGDDLYARLAFMRRLPQREVVDIALQILDLLSYLHDQGIVYKGLNPANIMRRPDGHIFLVDFGVALALSPSSSLNTGLDAHAYAPPEQVQGNAEPRSDLYALAATMHHMLSGKAPSAPFCFEPIRSHCPEIDRGLESIIHQALSEDPAQRFSSAALMKTALDRRGGAASPAAGLSSQTSSLLSSQGMAPGMVAGMARPTPSAGASPPPVRGAVSSSFSASSLGASALGSPATSPTAGAAPLSLPQTNREASWSSGLASSAPTESRRGASAPRGIEYVCGACGMRVYSYVGLKLKCRRCGGVLSE